The Deltaproteobacteria bacterium genome window below encodes:
- the proC gene encoding pyrroline-5-carboxylate reductase: MLTRKTIGFLGSGNLAEALIKGLLASSKVNPGQIIASDRINERLIHLAESYEVKVLSKNFETAKNADIIFLTVKPGDVEGVLREIAPEIEAGKLLISTAAGITTSRILEVLKEAGLSHFLPVVRAMPNTPAIVREGVTALCAGLGTGERHLELATKIFGSIGRVAAVKDESMMDAVTGLSGSGPAYVFLFIEALVDGGVRAGLPADTAKELAFQTVFGAAKLAIESPMDLDALRRMVASPGGTTVEGLRRLEEGGFKETVASAVIAAAKRARELSGGK, encoded by the coding sequence ATGCTCACAAGGAAGACCATAGGCTTTCTCGGAAGCGGGAACCTGGCCGAGGCCCTTATCAAAGGGCTTCTCGCCTCATCCAAGGTAAATCCCGGGCAGATAATCGCAAGCGACAGGATAAACGAACGGCTCATCCACCTCGCCGAAAGCTACGAGGTGAAGGTCCTCAGCAAGAATTTCGAAACCGCGAAGAATGCTGATATAATATTCCTGACGGTCAAGCCCGGCGATGTTGAAGGCGTCTTGAGGGAGATAGCCCCCGAGATAGAGGCCGGGAAGCTCCTCATCTCGACCGCCGCAGGGATTACGACCTCACGGATACTTGAGGTCCTGAAGGAAGCGGGCCTTTCGCATTTTCTGCCGGTAGTGAGGGCCATGCCCAATACCCCTGCCATCGTCCGTGAGGGAGTAACGGCACTTTGCGCCGGGCTCGGAACAGGCGAGCGGCACCTTGAGCTCGCAACCAAGATATTCGGGTCGATCGGGAGGGTGGCCGCGGTAAAAGACGAGTCCATGATGGACGCGGTAACGGGACTGAGCGGAAGCGGGCCCGCCTACGTCTTCCTCTTCATCGAGGCTCTCGTAGACGGCGGGGTAAGGGCGGGCCTTCCGGCGGACACGGCAAAGGAGCTCGCCTTTCAGACCGTCTTCGGCGCGGCGAAGCTCGCGATTGAGAGCCCCATGGACCTCGACGCGCTCAGGCGCATGGTCGCCTCCCCCGGCGGGACCACGGTCGAGGGCCTCCGGCGGCTCGAGGAGGGCGGCTTCAAAGAGACGGTCGCTTCCGCCGTAATCGCGGCGGCGAAAAGGGCAAGGGAGCTTTCAGGGGGGAAATAG
- a CDS encoding YggT family protein: MFMLANIIIGLTKVLDTVLTLYFWVIVIRAIISWVNPDPYNPIVKFLYQITEPVLGRVRRYIPYLGGIDISPLVVILIIYFIQAGIIPSLYELANRLKTGGGF; this comes from the coding sequence ATGTTCATGCTGGCCAATATCATAATCGGGCTCACAAAGGTGCTGGATACGGTCCTGACCCTTTACTTCTGGGTGATAGTCATAAGGGCCATCATCTCATGGGTGAACCCGGACCCCTACAACCCCATTGTAAAATTCCTCTACCAGATAACCGAGCCGGTCCTTGGCCGTGTCCGTAGATACATACCCTATCTGGGCGGGATAGATATCTCCCCTCTCGTTGTGATTTTAATCATATACTTCATACAGGCCGGCATAATACCCTCCTTGTACGAGCTTGCCAACAGGCTCAAGACAGGAGGAGGCTTCTGA
- a CDS encoding DivIVA domain-containing protein, which translates to MKITALEIKGHALRKRFRGYDVKEVEELRDAASEALAGAAKEIMDLKEKLEEAGERIREYASNENVLREAITTVQRMAEEMKSNAKKEAEILLAEARLQADEIIRQAHSRSSALQDEIFRLRKQRKELESSIKSVIEYHSSILLLEEEEARKADEESDKLKFLPK; encoded by the coding sequence ATGAAAATAACCGCGCTCGAGATAAAGGGACACGCATTAAGGAAGCGCTTCAGGGGATACGACGTAAAGGAAGTGGAGGAGCTACGCGATGCCGCTTCCGAGGCCCTGGCCGGGGCGGCCAAGGAGATAATGGACCTGAAGGAGAAGCTCGAGGAGGCCGGGGAGCGCATACGCGAGTACGCCTCAAACGAGAACGTCCTTCGGGAGGCCATCACCACGGTCCAGAGGATGGCTGAGGAGATGAAATCGAACGCCAAGAAAGAAGCGGAGATACTCCTTGCCGAGGCAAGGCTCCAGGCAGACGAGATAATCAGGCAGGCCCATTCCCGTTCATCCGCGCTCCAAGATGAGATATTCAGGCTCCGGAAGCAGAGGAAAGAGCTCGAATCCTCCATAAAGTCCGTAATAGAATACCACTCCTCCATCCTCCTCCTTGAAGAGGAAGAGGCCAGAAAGGCCGATGAGGAATCGGACAAGCTCAAGTTCCTCCCGAAATAG
- a CDS encoding DUF167 domain-containing protein — protein MRLKPRSSRNMVEGAEEGSLRIRITAPPVEGEANRALIEFLSGITGIRKSAFHIESGLKSREKRVFVAGASAAELEKAISSRIS, from the coding sequence GTGAGGCTCAAGCCGCGTTCTTCCAGGAACATGGTCGAGGGCGCCGAGGAGGGCTCGCTTAGGATAAGAATAACGGCCCCGCCTGTAGAGGGCGAGGCGAACAGGGCCCTCATAGAGTTCCTCTCCGGGATTACCGGCATAAGAAAAAGCGCCTTCCATATAGAGTCCGGCCTCAAATCCAGGGAAAAAAGGGTCTTCGTTGCCGGGGCGTCGGCCGCGGAGCTTGAAAAGGCCATCTCGTCCAGGATTTCGTAA
- a CDS encoding radical SAM protein, translated as MDGIICPAPWNSLHFFEAGRVFTCCTGWVKSPVGSLQKQTISEIWNGPEIQSMRKKMLEGAWREICRPSCPFIQWHLSGGRLIKFADLEKHGVIPAAADEIRAGKTVISTPPTVFNFSNSGYCNLKCIMCNTNLKEDRELLERAYNDFITYLPTAREVVLSGWGDPFARPDTRKILTEFDGSRYPDLKFSLITNGLLLKRYWDRIKHQNFAGINISVDAATKETYEKIRVGGRWEDLLENLELVKDNRKRFSDVVINMTVMRANYMEIPAFVDFGESYGFNVVFQKITGRCGDQNFFLHGDRKLIAEVKAMLQEIQASRKARKISVDVESNFGNLLSGENLDGEKRLHALLNYWGWRLTAPVSKAMGLLKGKTGTDNFSDN; from the coding sequence ATGGACGGCATAATCTGTCCCGCGCCCTGGAACAGCCTTCATTTTTTCGAGGCCGGGCGAGTATTCACCTGCTGCACCGGATGGGTAAAGTCGCCGGTAGGGAGCCTTCAGAAGCAGACCATCTCCGAGATCTGGAACGGTCCGGAGATCCAGTCCATGAGGAAGAAGATGCTCGAAGGGGCATGGCGTGAGATATGCCGCCCATCATGCCCGTTCATCCAATGGCACCTCTCCGGCGGCAGGCTCATAAAATTCGCCGACCTTGAAAAACACGGAGTTATACCGGCCGCCGCGGACGAGATACGGGCCGGCAAGACCGTCATCTCTACACCGCCAACCGTATTCAACTTCTCCAATTCCGGCTACTGCAACCTCAAGTGCATCATGTGCAACACGAATCTCAAGGAGGACAGGGAACTCCTTGAGAGGGCCTATAACGACTTCATAACATATCTCCCTACGGCGCGGGAGGTGGTCCTGAGCGGGTGGGGAGACCCCTTCGCGAGGCCGGACACGCGTAAGATACTCACCGAGTTCGACGGAAGCCGCTATCCTGACCTGAAATTCAGCCTCATAACGAACGGGCTACTCCTAAAGAGGTACTGGGACAGGATTAAGCACCAGAACTTCGCCGGGATAAACATCTCGGTCGACGCGGCCACAAAGGAGACATACGAGAAGATACGGGTGGGCGGCAGGTGGGAGGACCTCCTCGAAAACCTCGAACTGGTAAAGGACAACAGGAAGAGGTTCAGCGATGTCGTCATAAACATGACCGTCATGAGGGCCAACTACATGGAGATACCGGCTTTCGTGGACTTCGGTGAAAGCTACGGCTTCAATGTGGTCTTCCAGAAGATAACAGGGAGGTGCGGGGACCAGAACTTCTTCCTGCACGGGGACAGGAAGTTGATCGCCGAGGTAAAGGCGATGCTCCAGGAGATACAGGCGTCCAGGAAGGCGAGGAAGATCTCCGTGGACGTCGAATCGAACTTCGGAAACCTCCTTTCAGGAGAAAACCTGGATGGGGAAAAGCGCCTCCACGCGCTCCTCAATTACTGGGGCTGGAGGCTTACGGCGCCGGTATCGAAGGCGATGGGGCTTCTGAAGGGGAAAACCGGCACTGATAATTTTTCAGACAACTGA
- the rpoD gene encoding RNA polymerase sigma factor RpoD, translating into MSKKAGNNQSVELLGLIDIGKDKGFLTYDEINDAFPQDNFSVEEMDNLLETLGELGIDVVDSAEKGGPEAQEVAEPREFEVEEVERVEDPVRIYMREMGAVPLLKREEEIVYAKRIEESRNELRRLTLSSPFAVIEILRLVGRVRAGKASLRDLIEEEVEENQAEEATAATDEVLAKLERLRRRKPDSAYKLLKDMNLSANIIRRVVKRIVRLEHLIEREESKKGPRKQERAKARIRKIMRRLEMKRGDLRELARQVKIHDFNMWEAKQRLIEANLRLVVSIAKRYVNLGLKFSDLIQEGNIGLMKAVDKFDYKKGYKFSTYATWWIRQAITRSIADHGRTIRIPVHMIETINRLLQTSRQLLKELGREPYPEEIAERMDIPIQKVRRILRLMKQTLSLETPIGDDEESSLGDFIEDEKSPSPSDAAIEKDLSDQTNSVLETLTPREEKVLRMRFGIGEKQDYTLEEVGKVLGVTRERVRQIEAKAIRRLRHPTRAKLLKGFSEG; encoded by the coding sequence ATGAGCAAAAAAGCAGGAAATAACCAGAGCGTGGAACTCTTGGGTCTTATCGACATAGGGAAGGACAAGGGGTTCCTCACCTATGATGAAATAAACGACGCGTTCCCGCAGGACAATTTCTCTGTGGAGGAGATGGACAACTTGCTTGAGACCCTCGGAGAGCTCGGAATAGACGTTGTGGACAGCGCTGAAAAGGGCGGCCCGGAGGCCCAGGAAGTGGCGGAGCCGCGCGAGTTCGAGGTGGAGGAAGTGGAGCGGGTCGAGGACCCGGTCAGGATCTACATGCGCGAGATGGGCGCGGTGCCGCTTCTTAAGCGCGAAGAGGAGATCGTATACGCGAAGAGGATAGAGGAGAGCAGGAACGAACTCCGCAGGCTCACCCTCTCCAGCCCCTTTGCGGTTATAGAGATATTGAGGCTTGTGGGCCGCGTAAGAGCAGGCAAGGCGTCGCTCCGCGACCTCATAGAGGAAGAGGTTGAGGAGAACCAGGCCGAAGAGGCAACCGCCGCGACCGACGAAGTACTTGCCAAGCTCGAAAGGCTCAGGAGGCGCAAACCCGATAGCGCCTACAAGCTCCTTAAGGACATGAACCTCAGCGCCAACATCATCAGGCGCGTTGTAAAGAGGATAGTCCGCCTCGAGCACCTTATTGAGCGCGAGGAGTCGAAAAAGGGCCCCAGGAAACAGGAGCGCGCCAAGGCCCGCATAAGAAAGATAATGAGGCGCCTAGAGATGAAGAGGGGCGACCTCCGCGAGCTCGCAAGGCAGGTAAAAATACACGACTTCAACATGTGGGAAGCCAAGCAGAGGCTCATTGAGGCGAACCTCCGGCTCGTGGTCTCCATCGCAAAGAGATATGTGAACCTGGGGCTCAAGTTCTCGGATCTCATCCAGGAAGGCAATATCGGCCTCATGAAGGCCGTCGACAAATTCGACTACAAGAAGGGCTACAAGTTCTCGACCTACGCTACATGGTGGATAAGGCAGGCCATCACGAGATCCATAGCCGACCACGGGAGGACCATAAGGATCCCGGTCCACATGATAGAGACCATTAACAGGCTGCTGCAGACATCGAGGCAACTCCTTAAGGAGCTCGGCAGGGAGCCCTACCCCGAAGAGATAGCCGAGAGGATGGACATACCCATCCAGAAGGTCAGGCGCATCCTGAGGCTCATGAAGCAGACCCTCTCGCTCGAGACGCCCATCGGCGACGACGAGGAGAGCTCGCTTGGCGATTTTATCGAGGACGAGAAGTCCCCTTCGCCTTCTGACGCGGCCATAGAGAAGGACCTTTCGGACCAGACGAACTCGGTCCTCGAGACCCTTACCCCGAGAGAGGAGAAGGTCTTGAGGATGAGGTTCGGAATTGGCGAGAAGCAGGATTATACGCTTGAAGAGGTGGGGAAGGTCCTCGGCGTCACGCGAGAGAGGGTGCGCCAGATAGAGGCCAAGGCCATAAGGAGGCTCAGGCACCCCACGAGGGCCAAGCTCTTGAAGGGCTTCAGCGAAGGCTGA